A part of Entelurus aequoreus isolate RoL-2023_Sb linkage group LG10, RoL_Eaeq_v1.1, whole genome shotgun sequence genomic DNA contains:
- the LOC133658714 gene encoding X-linked retinitis pigmentosa GTPase regulator-interacting protein 1-like, translating into MCKRTIADYQAEFSRTKENNQLLDAVFKKHQVVLHTTDVQQTPHIKEEEEDPQPTHMKEEEEDPHIKEEEEDPQPPHMKEEEEDLHMKEEEEDPHMKEE; encoded by the exons atgtgcaaAAGAACGATAGCAGATTACCAGGCGGAGTTTTCTAGAACGAAAGAGAacaatcaactactggacgctgttttcaagaaacatcaagttgtgttacacacaacag ACGTCCAGCagacccctcacattaaagaggaagaggaggatccgcAGCCCAcccacatgaaagaggaagaggaggatccacacattaaagaggaagaggaggatccacagccaccccacatgaaagaggaagaggaggacctacacatgaaagaggaagaggaggatccacacaTGAAAGAGGAATAG